The following proteins are encoded in a genomic region of Sorangiineae bacterium MSr12523:
- a CDS encoding ABC transporter substrate-binding protein, translating into MISRRAVLAAVLAFPSWAHARGRLPVGGRLVLRVPWPIGALDPHRLDDVAAALFGDALFDTLYTRDDSGAIVPALAEGDPEPDKDGLRVRVRAGIVTAYGKPIDAREVVNSLRRARSNSGAGWLADAPMPTRVDNVTVRFPTKDAVKLTQVLASPIVPIVPLSFTPERPDGTGPFRADRRGDALVLVRNPRSARGPALLDEIVVRAAPDLSASLRAFESGADDVGWLGSGLHEPRPGARPFDLGPVAWAILRSGRDGGTWDSPGLPQRIADGIPHARLSYLGLGAAWPAEREEGWSGPPSDLLVREDSPWLVELARAVSATLSRPGHELNVRPVSATELANRRVQRSFALAIDVTRPVAPGALGALVGLATADRPASAVEIMRHPPRLGNVSPRTLTRTMRVGILGEIRIFGSRVADLGLAPSASRGWDLGLSTRSRR; encoded by the coding sequence ATGATCTCGCGCCGTGCGGTACTCGCCGCGGTGCTCGCGTTTCCTTCCTGGGCGCACGCAAGGGGGCGGCTGCCCGTGGGGGGCCGGCTCGTGCTGCGCGTTCCTTGGCCGATTGGCGCGCTCGATCCGCACCGGCTCGATGACGTGGCGGCGGCGCTTTTCGGCGATGCGCTGTTCGACACGCTGTATACGCGCGATGATTCGGGTGCCATCGTCCCGGCGCTTGCCGAGGGCGATCCCGAGCCCGACAAAGACGGTCTGCGCGTGCGGGTGCGCGCCGGAATCGTGACCGCGTACGGCAAGCCCATCGACGCGCGCGAAGTGGTGAACTCGCTGCGGCGCGCGCGCTCGAACAGCGGGGCGGGGTGGCTCGCCGATGCGCCGATGCCCACGCGCGTCGACAACGTGACGGTGCGCTTCCCGACGAAGGACGCGGTGAAGCTCACGCAGGTGCTGGCCTCGCCCATCGTGCCCATCGTGCCGCTGTCGTTCACGCCGGAGCGTCCCGACGGCACGGGGCCTTTCCGTGCGGATCGACGCGGCGACGCGCTCGTGCTCGTGCGCAATCCGCGCTCGGCCCGCGGTCCGGCGCTGCTCGACGAAATCGTGGTGCGTGCCGCGCCCGATCTGTCGGCGTCGCTGCGGGCCTTCGAGTCGGGCGCCGACGACGTGGGATGGCTCGGTTCGGGGCTTCACGAGCCGCGGCCCGGCGCGCGTCCGTTCGATCTGGGACCGGTGGCCTGGGCCATCCTGCGCTCGGGGCGCGATGGCGGAACCTGGGACTCGCCCGGCCTCCCGCAGCGCATCGCCGACGGCATTCCGCATGCGCGGCTTTCCTACCTCGGGCTTGGTGCGGCGTGGCCTGCGGAGCGCGAGGAGGGCTGGAGCGGCCCGCCGAGCGATCTCTTGGTCCGGGAGGATTCTCCCTGGTTGGTCGAGCTCGCGCGCGCGGTGTCGGCGACCTTGTCGCGACCGGGCCACGAGCTCAACGTGCGTCCCGTGTCGGCGACGGAGCTCGCGAACCGCCGCGTGCAGCGCTCGTTCGCGCTGGCCATCGATGTGACGCGACCGGTGGCGCCGGGCGCGCTCGGGGCGTTGGTGGGGCTCGCCACGGCGGACCGCCCCGCCTCCGCGGTGGAGATCATGCGGCACCCCCCGCGCCTCGGCAACGTGTCCCCGCGCACGCTCACGCGCACGATGCGCGTGGGCATCTTGGGCGAGATCCGCATCTTCGGCTCGCGCGTGGCCGACCTCGGGCTGGCCCCTTCCGCCTCGCGCGGTTGGGACCTCGGCCTCTCTACTCGGAGTCGTCGATGA
- a CDS encoding PBP1A family penicillin-binding protein — translation MPSSSGLGDGHDDGQGQGHGHVSGGRTRFFKSPAWEGIFRWGKRIGLAVAALAILGIVGLIFAVRHFEAQLPSIADLKGNYRPPQVTRVLARDGTLLAELFTERRTVVSIKTLPAHVKLAVLAAEDAGFYEHEGLNYFGILRAFVVNVKSGKKRQGGSTITQQVVKNLLLDSERSYKRKIREALLARKLEQELEKDEILELYLNHIYFGHGRYGIQEAARDNFGKNAKDLTIAEGALLAGLVAGPESFSPRKDMKRALSRRAFVLTQMHEKQFLNDPQYEQANNEPVRLAPSVEINSELAPEVVERARRMLLELDPEGARRGGYTIQTTIDPKLQVAARKALRDGLLAYDKRHGLTGALKVPVAPTASKGKPAKPAAKDAPFEGTPSFEKHKVLIGVATGADDAQGTIDVKVGTVTGAVKLADYERYNPQGLAASVFAPVGSLLRVSLLAPVPEEARTNITTTTTSTPLAKVPLRLESGPEGALVAIDTRTRNVLAIVGNYEAQNGGLDRATQARRQPGSTFKPIVYSYALHSRIFTPATLIDVTPAAFGNYKPSNYEGWTASDPLRLREVLANSVNVGAVRVLEQVGPANVVEWGHALGIQSVLKPDLSLALGSYEVEPIELCGAYATFAAGGMYEEPRLVTKITGPDGREVALKPQAPPRRVLDDAEAYVTTNMMTSVIDHGTGARAKELRRPLAGKTGTSNQSKDTWFAGYSTEIAAVVWVGYDDGKPLGGGESGAQTALPAWISFMKVAHENKPPSEFPRPAGVVSVRIDKQTGKLPTEGNDANTMDEVFLAGTEPTESGPANVLVGGDGGVPGPDPSASETQ, via the coding sequence ATGCCCTCGTCTAGCGGACTCGGGGACGGGCACGACGACGGGCAGGGACAGGGGCACGGGCACGTTTCCGGAGGGCGGACGCGGTTTTTCAAGTCACCGGCGTGGGAAGGGATTTTTCGCTGGGGCAAGCGGATTGGGCTCGCCGTGGCGGCGCTCGCGATCCTGGGAATCGTAGGGCTGATCTTCGCGGTGAGGCACTTCGAGGCACAGCTTCCCTCGATTGCGGACCTCAAGGGAAATTATCGACCTCCGCAGGTGACCCGGGTGCTCGCGCGCGATGGGACCTTGCTCGCCGAGCTTTTCACGGAGCGGCGCACGGTCGTGTCCATCAAGACGCTGCCCGCCCACGTGAAGCTGGCGGTTCTCGCTGCAGAGGACGCGGGCTTCTACGAGCACGAAGGTCTCAATTATTTCGGCATCTTGCGCGCGTTCGTGGTGAACGTGAAGTCCGGCAAGAAGCGCCAAGGGGGCTCGACCATCACGCAGCAGGTGGTGAAAAACCTGCTCCTCGACTCGGAGCGCTCGTACAAGCGCAAGATCCGCGAGGCGCTTTTGGCGCGAAAGCTCGAACAGGAGCTGGAAAAGGACGAGATTCTCGAGCTTTACCTGAATCACATCTACTTCGGGCACGGTCGCTACGGCATCCAGGAGGCCGCGCGCGACAACTTCGGTAAGAACGCGAAAGATCTCACGATTGCCGAGGGGGCGCTGCTCGCCGGGCTGGTCGCCGGGCCGGAGTCGTTTTCGCCGCGCAAGGACATGAAGCGGGCCCTCAGCCGGCGGGCCTTCGTGCTCACGCAGATGCACGAGAAGCAATTTTTGAACGATCCGCAGTACGAGCAGGCCAACAACGAGCCCGTGCGGCTTGCGCCGAGCGTCGAGATCAACAGCGAGCTGGCACCCGAGGTGGTGGAACGCGCGCGGCGGATGCTGCTCGAGCTGGATCCGGAGGGGGCGCGGCGCGGTGGGTACACCATCCAGACGACGATCGACCCGAAGCTGCAGGTGGCTGCCCGCAAGGCGTTGCGGGACGGGCTGCTCGCGTACGATAAGCGCCACGGGTTGACGGGGGCGCTGAAGGTGCCGGTGGCGCCGACGGCGTCGAAGGGCAAGCCCGCCAAGCCGGCGGCAAAGGACGCGCCCTTCGAGGGGACGCCGAGCTTCGAGAAGCACAAGGTGCTCATCGGTGTGGCGACGGGCGCGGACGATGCGCAGGGCACCATCGATGTGAAGGTGGGCACCGTCACCGGTGCGGTGAAGCTCGCGGACTACGAGCGGTACAACCCGCAAGGGCTTGCGGCGAGCGTGTTTGCACCGGTGGGGAGCCTTCTGCGCGTGAGCCTTTTGGCGCCGGTGCCGGAGGAAGCGCGCACGAACATCACGACCACGACGACGTCGACGCCGCTGGCCAAGGTGCCGCTGCGGCTCGAGTCGGGGCCGGAGGGCGCGCTGGTGGCCATCGACACGCGCACGCGCAACGTGTTGGCCATCGTGGGGAACTACGAGGCGCAAAACGGCGGTCTGGATCGCGCTACACAGGCGCGGCGGCAGCCGGGGTCGACGTTCAAGCCGATTGTGTACTCGTACGCGCTGCACTCGCGGATTTTCACGCCGGCGACCTTGATCGACGTGACGCCGGCGGCGTTCGGGAATTACAAGCCGTCGAATTACGAAGGGTGGACGGCGAGCGATCCGCTGCGGCTGCGCGAGGTGCTGGCCAACTCGGTGAACGTGGGCGCGGTGCGGGTGCTGGAGCAGGTGGGGCCGGCCAATGTGGTGGAGTGGGGGCATGCGCTGGGCATCCAATCGGTGCTCAAGCCGGATCTGTCGCTGGCCCTCGGCAGCTACGAGGTCGAGCCCATCGAGCTGTGTGGCGCGTACGCGACGTTCGCGGCGGGTGGCATGTACGAGGAGCCGCGCTTGGTCACGAAGATCACGGGGCCCGATGGGCGCGAGGTCGCGCTGAAGCCGCAGGCACCGCCGCGGCGCGTGCTCGATGATGCCGAGGCGTACGTGACGACGAACATGATGACCAGCGTGATCGATCACGGCACCGGCGCGCGCGCGAAGGAGCTACGAAGGCCGCTCGCGGGCAAGACCGGAACGAGCAACCAGTCGAAGGACACGTGGTTTGCCGGCTACTCGACGGAAATTGCGGCTGTGGTGTGGGTCGGCTACGACGATGGCAAGCCGCTGGGCGGCGGCGAGAGCGGTGCGCAAACGGCGCTTCCCGCGTGGATCTCGTTCATGAAGGTGGCGCACGAAAACAAGCCGCCGAGCGAGTTCCCGCGCCCCGCTGGCGTGGTGTCGGTGCGCATCGACAAGCAGACGGGCAAGCTTCCCACCGAGGGCAACGACGCGAACACGATGGACGAGGTGTTCCTCGCCGGCACGGAGCCGACCGAATCGGGCCCCGCGAACGTGCTCGTCGGAGGCGACGGCGGCGTCCCAGGTCCGGATCCGAGCGCGTCGGAGACTCAATGA
- a CDS encoding serine/threonine protein kinase, producing the protein MSASDPLGMIGQVLHGQFRVDDLVEDGKRHFLYRGVHLMLEVPIAIKCMKAPPGGSHDQFIRRFRHESRLHYKLSQASPHVVRVLASGTAMAPAGEQQLTPFMVLEWLEGESLAQDIANRRAQGLPGRTLAEAIRLLDPPVEALAFAHTQGIVHREVTPETLFCARVGGGTHVKLLDFGVAKILTERALDLAPPSQSMGLVPIGAPGYAAPEQYSSSIGTVGPWTDVYAITLVLLEMMLNRPVMEEGPIPLGVRVLDPKHRPTPRALGLEVSDRVEAVLAQAVAARPENRQQEAGELWGMLKNALMRDQDSLQRVSKLPVTEVPRLTDPLLTETGPEMPTAALLLLNERERITLAEDQRDTLSGRDSITVRRLEEQALRMARAAADAAPETPREPPTMVVHEEELSYDDLGAKTVERSALPRAIVDAQVTSGMREALAQPPTPRFNDDLPPPSMEERTVVMQADELMTIANAPQPVLPPPPMPPAAPGVLPDFRQPMDSAEPVAREGELFVGADTLDAKTMDVAAADITAKNPDTTTVSPVKAPAAPPRPPPVVPNMGATWPMTQPQGAVPAGPGTPAPFPFPPTAPMTGQAPAVGQMMAPGQQYMPMPQPGAQAGQLGQPGQPGQAAPKKEAVSVAVVAVLLVLGLVVAVGAALYVAHQLGWI; encoded by the coding sequence GTGAGCGCCAGCGATCCGTTGGGGATGATCGGGCAGGTTCTGCACGGCCAATTCCGTGTCGATGACCTCGTCGAGGACGGAAAGCGGCATTTTCTCTACCGCGGCGTGCACCTGATGCTCGAAGTTCCCATCGCCATCAAGTGCATGAAGGCCCCGCCCGGTGGCTCGCACGACCAATTCATCCGGCGCTTTCGCCACGAGAGCCGCCTGCACTACAAGCTGTCCCAGGCCAGCCCGCACGTGGTTCGCGTGCTGGCGAGCGGGACCGCGATGGCCCCCGCGGGCGAGCAGCAGCTCACCCCGTTCATGGTGCTCGAGTGGCTCGAAGGCGAGTCGCTCGCGCAGGACATCGCCAACCGCCGCGCGCAGGGCCTGCCCGGCCGCACCTTGGCCGAGGCGATTCGCCTGCTCGATCCGCCGGTGGAGGCGCTCGCCTTTGCGCACACGCAAGGCATCGTGCACCGCGAGGTCACGCCGGAAACGCTCTTTTGCGCGCGCGTGGGCGGTGGCACGCACGTCAAGCTGCTCGATTTCGGCGTGGCAAAGATCCTCACCGAGCGAGCCCTCGATCTGGCGCCGCCCTCGCAGTCCATGGGCCTCGTCCCCATCGGGGCACCCGGCTATGCGGCGCCCGAGCAATACAGCTCCAGCATCGGCACCGTCGGGCCTTGGACCGACGTGTATGCCATCACGCTGGTCCTGCTCGAGATGATGTTGAACCGCCCCGTGATGGAGGAAGGGCCCATTCCGCTGGGCGTGCGCGTGCTCGATCCGAAGCACCGCCCGACGCCGCGCGCGCTGGGCCTCGAGGTGAGCGATCGGGTCGAGGCCGTGCTCGCGCAAGCCGTGGCCGCGCGCCCGGAGAATCGCCAGCAGGAGGCCGGCGAGCTTTGGGGCATGCTGAAAAATGCCCTGATGCGCGATCAGGACTCGCTGCAGCGTGTCTCGAAGCTGCCGGTCACCGAGGTGCCCCGGCTCACCGATCCGTTGCTCACCGAGACCGGCCCCGAGATGCCCACCGCCGCCCTGCTCTTGTTGAACGAGCGCGAGCGCATCACCCTGGCCGAGGATCAGCGCGACACGCTGTCGGGGCGCGATTCCATCACCGTGCGGCGCCTCGAGGAGCAGGCGCTCCGCATGGCCCGAGCCGCGGCCGATGCCGCCCCGGAGACGCCGCGCGAGCCGCCGACCATGGTCGTGCACGAGGAGGAGCTCTCCTACGACGACCTCGGTGCGAAAACGGTGGAGCGCTCCGCCTTGCCGCGCGCCATCGTGGATGCCCAGGTCACGAGCGGCATGCGCGAGGCCCTCGCGCAGCCGCCCACGCCGCGCTTCAACGACGATCTTCCGCCGCCATCCATGGAAGAGCGCACCGTGGTGATGCAGGCCGACGAGCTGATGACCATCGCCAATGCGCCGCAACCTGTCCTGCCCCCGCCGCCCATGCCGCCTGCCGCGCCCGGCGTCTTGCCGGACTTCCGCCAGCCGATGGATTCCGCCGAGCCGGTCGCGCGTGAGGGTGAGCTCTTCGTGGGCGCCGACACGCTGGACGCGAAGACGATGGACGTGGCGGCCGCCGACATCACGGCAAAGAATCCCGATACGACCACGGTGTCTCCGGTCAAGGCGCCCGCCGCCCCACCGAGGCCGCCGCCCGTCGTCCCCAACATGGGGGCGACCTGGCCGATGACGCAACCTCAGGGAGCCGTCCCCGCAGGTCCCGGCACCCCGGCTCCCTTTCCGTTTCCCCCCACCGCACCGATGACCGGACAGGCCCCCGCCGTCGGGCAAATGATGGCGCCCGGCCAGCAATACATGCCGATGCCGCAACCAGGCGCGCAAGCCGGTCAACTTGGTCAGCCTGGTCAGCCTGGCCAAGCGGCGCCGAAGAAAGAAGCCGTCAGCGTCGCCGTCGTCGCCGTGCTTCTCGTATTGGGCCTCGTGGTCGCGGTGGGCGCCGCATTGTACGTCGCCCATCAATTGGGGTGGATCTGA
- a CDS encoding transporter substrate-binding domain-containing protein, producing the protein MGVPQRLSRIRHFVALCFALAIFFGVGPHVTAAEPPLKVYIKPIVPFTFEENGRAVGFSIDLWERVAKETGVTYEYTWVKSVADQIEALKNKQGDVAVAAISITAEREAAIDFSQPFYESGLGILVGTQRQSSATALVKSVFTLDFLKLLGGLVVLLIITAHLLWFFERKRNPDQFPQAYLAGVWESAWWAISTILSGGCDAKGPIVLGGRIVGAFWMLASIVLVAYFTASITTVMTVNQLTSDINGPGDLPGQVVGTVRGTTGDKYLTAHRANVRTFNTVEEAYFALEKKQIKAVVYDAPVLLYHVKQTKNDQLKVVGRIFEKQNYGIALQQNSKYRKPINEALLKLRESGYMDELTTRWFGPTD; encoded by the coding sequence ATGGGGGTGCCGCAGCGTCTTTCGCGCATCCGGCACTTCGTCGCCCTCTGCTTTGCGCTGGCCATCTTCTTCGGAGTCGGCCCGCACGTCACCGCCGCCGAACCGCCGCTCAAAGTCTACATCAAGCCCATCGTCCCTTTCACCTTCGAGGAGAACGGGCGCGCGGTGGGCTTCAGCATCGACCTCTGGGAGCGCGTCGCCAAGGAGACCGGCGTCACCTACGAGTACACCTGGGTCAAAAGCGTCGCCGACCAAATCGAAGCCCTCAAGAACAAGCAAGGCGACGTGGCCGTGGCGGCCATCAGCATCACCGCCGAACGCGAAGCGGCCATCGACTTCAGCCAGCCCTTCTACGAATCGGGGCTCGGCATCCTCGTGGGAACGCAGCGCCAAAGCTCCGCCACCGCGCTGGTAAAGAGCGTCTTCACCCTGGACTTTCTCAAGCTGCTCGGCGGCTTGGTGGTCCTTCTCATCATCACCGCGCACCTGCTCTGGTTCTTCGAGCGAAAGCGCAACCCGGATCAATTCCCCCAGGCCTACCTCGCGGGCGTCTGGGAGTCCGCATGGTGGGCCATCTCCACCATCCTGAGCGGTGGCTGCGACGCCAAGGGCCCCATCGTCTTGGGCGGCCGCATCGTCGGCGCATTCTGGATGCTCGCCAGCATCGTGCTCGTGGCCTACTTCACCGCGTCCATCACCACCGTGATGACCGTGAATCAACTGACCAGCGACATCAACGGCCCCGGCGATCTCCCCGGCCAAGTCGTGGGCACCGTCCGAGGCACCACCGGCGACAAATACCTCACCGCGCACCGCGCCAACGTCCGCACCTTCAACACCGTCGAGGAAGCCTATTTCGCCCTCGAGAAAAAGCAGATCAAAGCCGTCGTCTACGACGCCCCCGTGCTCCTCTACCACGTGAAGCAGACGAAAAACGACCAACTCAAGGTCGTCGGCCGCATCTTCGAAAAGCAAAATTACGGCATCGCCCTGCAACAAAACAGCAAATACCGTAAGCCCATCAACGAGGCGCTGCTCAAGCTCCGCGAGTCCGGCTACATGGACGAACTAACCACCCGCTGGTTCGGCCCCACCGATTGA
- a CDS encoding four helix bundle protein produces the protein MAYQVAGEFLLAVKAAKIRDAKLRDETLRSAKSVCLTVAEGAERVMRADRARAFASARGETVEAVAAVEIAARP, from the coding sequence GTGGCCTATCAGGTGGCCGGCGAGTTTTTGCTTGCCGTGAAGGCGGCCAAGATTCGCGATGCCAAGCTCCGGGACGAGACCTTGCGTTCGGCCAAGAGCGTCTGCCTCACTGTTGCCGAAGGTGCAGAGCGCGTCATGCGTGCGGATAGGGCTCGCGCCTTTGCCAGCGCGCGGGGTGAAACCGTCGAGGCCGTGGCTGCCGTCGAGATTGCGGCGCGACCCTGA
- a CDS encoding serine/threonine protein kinase — MAGVNRPMRPQDPFIGRDILNGQFQILQKIGTGGMGAVYKALQPEMNRMVGVKILHPKLTNRKDLASRFRREARAMSHLTHPNTVKVFLYGELEDGSLYIVMEFLEGKNLNQTVRGEGPMQMQRALPILIQVCGALQEAHQAGIIHRDLKPENIFLCSQGGMKDYPKVLDFGLAKVTEREMRPGSLILTQEGMVFGTPEFMSPEQAQGKTLTSGSDIYSLAVILYEVLTGKLPFEAKGAMDYLQLHVSGRPIPLSRRVEGRVFPPLLDQVMERALAKRPEDRFPSAADFALALQAVLDGRHQVGGMAPPPPPSANGANLRVVPPPQPHPHHHHHHAPPPPSTTSSLGSEGTMARAFKPRPNPLFLLGTVALGCLVVGAAVAVLVMRFLMAH, encoded by the coding sequence ATGGCCGGAGTGAACCGCCCCATGCGTCCGCAGGATCCGTTCATCGGCAGAGACATCCTGAACGGGCAATTTCAGATCCTCCAGAAGATTGGCACGGGGGGCATGGGCGCCGTGTACAAGGCGTTGCAGCCGGAGATGAACCGGATGGTGGGGGTGAAGATTCTTCACCCGAAGCTCACCAACCGGAAAGACCTCGCCTCGCGTTTCCGCCGCGAGGCGCGGGCGATGAGCCACCTGACCCATCCGAACACGGTCAAAGTTTTCCTCTACGGCGAGCTCGAGGACGGCTCGCTCTACATCGTGATGGAGTTCCTGGAGGGCAAGAACCTCAATCAGACGGTGCGCGGCGAAGGGCCGATGCAGATGCAGCGCGCGCTGCCCATCTTGATTCAGGTGTGCGGCGCGCTTCAGGAGGCGCACCAGGCCGGCATCATCCATCGCGATCTGAAGCCCGAGAACATTTTTCTCTGCAGCCAAGGCGGCATGAAGGACTACCCGAAGGTGCTCGACTTCGGCTTGGCCAAGGTGACCGAACGCGAGATGCGTCCGGGGTCGCTCATCCTGACGCAAGAGGGCATGGTCTTCGGGACGCCCGAGTTCATGAGCCCGGAGCAGGCCCAAGGGAAAACGCTAACATCGGGCAGCGATATCTATTCGCTCGCGGTGATTCTGTACGAGGTGCTGACGGGCAAGCTGCCCTTCGAGGCCAAGGGCGCCATGGATTACCTGCAGCTCCACGTGAGCGGCCGGCCCATTCCGCTGAGCCGCCGCGTCGAGGGCCGCGTGTTCCCGCCGCTCCTCGATCAAGTGATGGAGCGCGCCCTCGCAAAGCGCCCCGAGGACCGTTTCCCGAGCGCCGCAGATTTCGCCCTGGCCCTCCAAGCCGTACTCGACGGCCGCCACCAAGTCGGTGGCATGGCCCCACCCCCGCCCCCATCGGCCAACGGTGCCAATTTGCGTGTGGTTCCCCCGCCGCAGCCGCACCCGCATCATCACCACCACCACGCCCCGCCGCCGCCGAGCACCACGTCATCGCTCGGCAGCGAGGGCACGATGGCCCGCGCCTTCAAACCGCGGCCGAACCCGTTGTTTCTTTTGGGAACCGTGGCCCTCGGGTGCCTCGTGGTGGGCGCCGCCGTGGCCGTGTTGGTCATGCGCTTCCTCATGGCGCACTAA
- a CDS encoding polyphenol oxidase family protein has product MTISLISPALARAGFSHGFSTREVDLRFDAPDYAGSLRRFGTAAGIDPLRLAQARQVHGIHVVDAQTTLWIAGAAPAAEADAIVAEPGYAAGVRVADCVPILVGDPTTGRVAAIHAGWRGLVAGVIQGALARLSAGGADLAHSVAAIGPCICAACFEIGDDVAQQITRAVDSSVVETSPPRKPHANLRLGARRLLERAGVGIVEDVPGCTRCEKDRFFSYRRDQEASGRHLAAIAAGTTSSSLTS; this is encoded by the coding sequence ATGACCATTTCGCTCATTAGCCCTGCCCTCGCAAGGGCTGGATTTTCGCACGGATTTTCCACACGAGAGGTCGACCTCCGATTCGATGCGCCCGACTATGCGGGTAGTCTCAGGCGCTTTGGCACAGCCGCGGGTATCGACCCACTTCGTCTCGCCCAAGCGCGCCAGGTGCACGGCATCCACGTGGTCGATGCCCAGACGACCCTATGGATCGCTGGCGCCGCGCCGGCTGCGGAGGCCGACGCCATCGTGGCGGAGCCGGGATACGCTGCAGGTGTTCGCGTGGCCGATTGCGTGCCGATCCTCGTGGGCGATCCCACCACCGGTCGGGTTGCTGCCATCCACGCGGGATGGCGCGGCCTCGTGGCAGGCGTCATCCAGGGTGCCCTTGCACGCCTTTCCGCGGGCGGCGCCGATTTGGCGCACTCCGTGGCCGCGATCGGCCCGTGCATTTGTGCCGCGTGCTTCGAGATCGGTGACGATGTAGCCCAACAGATCACCAGGGCGGTGGACAGCAGCGTCGTCGAAACGTCACCTCCCCGGAAACCGCATGCCAACCTCCGCCTCGGGGCACGACGCCTGCTCGAGCGGGCCGGCGTCGGGATCGTCGAGGACGTGCCCGGTTGCACGCGCTGCGAGAAAGATCGCTTCTTTTCGTACCGACGCGACCAAGAGGCGAGCGGGCGCCACCTCGCGGCCATCGCTGCGGGCACGACAAGCAGCTCCCTTACATCGTAG
- a CDS encoding pyridoxal-phosphate dependent enzyme — MMHGALESITQAVGHTPIVRLNRVTAGLKAEIYVKCEFLNPGGSHKDRLAANLLRRAEENGLRPGGTIVEATSGNTGASLALLAAVRGYKCVFVMPDKMSQEKIQHLRAFGARVVVCPTAVEADDPRSYYKVSRRIADETPNSFYANQYHNPANPEAHYISSGPEIWEQTNGDFDAFVAGMGTGGTISGCGKYFKERNPNVQLVGVDPVGSLYYDFVKTGRVTKPFSYKVEGIGEDFFPTTMNLKIIDEVVRVDDKECFLMTRDLTRLEGLFVGGSGGAAVAGAIKYAKARDRAEKILVFLCDGGSKYVSKIFNDDWMRENGFLDDQPGLGTVRDILDATPKRKIVTASATSTVREVIDLLKSLDISQIPVVDGGKLRGIIAEVDLLRHLVSGAKTLDSTVGELVEGDYATVTADTKIELLQGVLSDAKAALVMAGTDVVGIVTRIDLIDFLAKATVEGPKSA; from the coding sequence ATGATGCACGGAGCGCTGGAGTCCATCACGCAGGCGGTCGGTCACACGCCCATCGTTCGCCTCAATCGCGTTACGGCGGGCCTCAAGGCCGAGATTTACGTCAAGTGCGAATTTCTCAATCCCGGTGGCAGCCACAAGGATCGCTTGGCGGCGAACCTCCTCCGCCGCGCGGAGGAAAATGGCCTGCGCCCCGGCGGGACCATCGTCGAGGCCACGAGCGGCAACACGGGCGCCTCGCTGGCGCTGCTCGCGGCGGTGCGGGGCTACAAGTGCGTCTTCGTGATGCCGGACAAGATGAGCCAGGAGAAGATCCAGCACTTGCGTGCCTTCGGCGCGCGCGTGGTGGTGTGCCCCACGGCCGTCGAGGCGGACGACCCGCGCAGCTATTACAAAGTATCGCGCCGCATTGCAGATGAAACGCCAAATAGCTTTTACGCAAATCAGTATCACAACCCCGCCAACCCCGAGGCGCACTACATCTCCAGCGGACCGGAGATTTGGGAGCAAACCAACGGCGATTTCGATGCCTTCGTCGCGGGCATGGGCACCGGCGGCACCATCAGCGGGTGCGGCAAATATTTCAAAGAGCGAAATCCCAACGTCCAGCTCGTGGGCGTGGATCCGGTGGGTTCGCTCTATTACGACTTCGTGAAGACGGGGCGGGTCACCAAGCCGTTCTCCTACAAAGTCGAGGGCATCGGCGAGGACTTCTTCCCCACGACGATGAACCTGAAGATCATCGACGAGGTCGTGCGCGTCGACGACAAGGAGTGCTTCCTCATGACGCGCGATCTCACGCGCCTGGAGGGGCTCTTCGTCGGTGGCTCGGGCGGCGCGGCGGTGGCGGGTGCCATCAAGTACGCGAAGGCGCGCGACCGCGCGGAGAAGATTCTCGTCTTCTTGTGCGACGGCGGCAGCAAGTACGTCTCGAAGATCTTCAACGACGACTGGATGCGCGAAAACGGCTTCCTGGATGACCAGCCGGGCCTCGGCACCGTGCGGGACATCCTCGATGCGACGCCGAAGCGCAAGATCGTGACGGCGTCGGCCACCTCGACGGTGCGCGAGGTGATCGATCTCCTCAAGTCGCTCGACATCAGCCAGATCCCGGTGGTGGACGGCGGCAAGCTGCGCGGCATCATCGCGGAGGTGGACCTCCTGCGCCACCTCGTGTCGGGCGCCAAGACGCTGGATTCCACGGTGGGCGAGTTGGTCGAGGGCGACTACGCCACGGTGACGGCCGACACGAAGATCGAGCTGCTCCAGGGCGTTCTCTCGGACGCCAAGGCGGCCCTGGTCATGGCCGGCACGGACGTGGTGGGCATCGTCACCCGCATCGACTTGATCGACTTCCTGGCCAAGGCCACGGTCGAAGGCCCCAAAAGCGCCTAG